The stretch of DNA ATCACGATCCTGAGCACAGGCGCTTATCGTGTAAAGGGAACGGTAAATGAAATAAACCGTGATTCGATCATAGAGGGGACACCTGTGATCATCCGTTCCAGAGTGGATTCTTCAAAAACCTGGAAGGGCACCATGGGTTCTGTTGACATGGATAATTCTACCAGCAACAGCAATTCGGATATGGCAATGTTCGGAATGTCCAGTGCCAGTGATGATCAGACATCATCTAGTACCTATCCGTTTTATGTGAATCTGGATTCATCTGAGGGTCTGATGCTGGGACAGCATGTTTATATTGAACCGGATGAAGGACAGGATGAGAAGAAGGCCGGTATCTGGCTGAATGATTATTTTATCGTGGATGCGGATACAGACAGCCCATATGTTTGGATCGCAAACGGTCAGAACAAGCTGGAGAAGAGAGATGTCATATTAGGACAGTATGATGAAGATCTTGGGGAATATGAGATCGCAGACGGACTTTCTGAAAAAGATAAGATCGCATTTCCGACAGATGAGCTGAAAGAAGGCATGTCTGTCGCAGAAGGTACTGCAGATCAGACTACAGCGGCTATGTGGGATGATTCTGAGGATGATGAAAGTTCTGATGATTCTGCATACACGGAAAGTGATGGCTCAGAGCCTGAAATGATCGAAGATGGAGCGAGCGACAGTGACATGATGGATGCGACAGACGATATTTCTTCGGGAGATGACCTTGTTCCGATGGAAGGAGCGCCGACAGAATGATTTTGGATTTAAAAGGAATATATAAGGATTATCAACAGGGGAAAATGACTGTACCTGTATTGAAAGATGTAGATTTTTCCATGGAGGAGGGAGAATATGTGGCGATCATGGGCCCTTCCGGTTCCGGAAAGACTACGCTGATGAATATTATCGGATGCCTGGACAAACCTACCAAGGGAACTTTTCTCCTGAATGGAGAAGATATTGCCAAATGTACAGAGAATGAGATGTCAGATATCCGTCTGAAAACGATCGGGTTTGTATTTCAGAGCTTTCATCTCCTTCCAAGACAGAGTGCGCTGACAAATGTGGAACTGCCGCTGAATTATGCAAGGGTTCCCAAAAAGGAGCGCAGGGAACGCGCACGGAAAGCTCTGGAGCGAGTAGGACTTGCTGACAGGGTAGATTTTAAGCCCAACCAGCTTTCCGGAGGACAGATGCAGAGAGTGGCTATTGCAAGAGCAATCGTAAACAACCCCAAGCTTTTGCTGGCAGATGAGCCTACCGGGGCACTGGATACGAAATCGGGAGCACAGGTTATGGAACTGTTTCAGAAGCTGAACGATGAGGGGGTTTCTGTGCTGATGATCACACATGACCCGGAGATCGCGGCACATGCCAAACGGGTTGTTATGATCCGTGACGGTGAGCTGCAGGAAAAGAGGTGATAGAATGAAAGTGGTGAAGAGAGTGATCGTTGGTGTACTGGTTGCGGCATTGGCAGCCGGAGGAATCTACACAGGGCTTATGCATGTGAAAGAATCCAAGGTAACAGAGGTGCCGGTAACCAGCGTCAGCAATCTTCAGACTGACTGGTATTCGGAGACAACACTGGATGGAACCATCACCACAAATGTTTCTCAAAATGTAAATATGGATAAAGATATGATCATCGAGAAAATATATGTATCCCAGGGTGATGATGTAAAAAAAGGCGATAATCTGATCTCCTTTGATATGACACTTGTAGAGATGGAACTGAATATTGCAAAGCTGAAACTGCAGAAGCAGGAGCGGGATCTGACCAAAGCACAGAACCGTCTGACAAGTCTTCAGAATGGAGGTCCCATCGAAGACAATACAGACAGTACTGATGATACGGACCGGAATCTTACAGGTGGTGATACAGGAAGTGACGGAAAAATGACAAATACCGATACACCTTCCGGAAGTGACGGAGACGAGGATATGCAGTCAACTACCGGTTCCGCGGCTACTGCAGATAGCAGCTATCTTGCAGCGGCTTCTTCCAGGCCATTACTTCTCAGTGCCTTTACAGATACAGAAGGAGATATTGAAGATTCCGCAGAGAAAGTTACCGAAGAAATTCCGTCCGGAGAAACGACGGATAGTGAAACAGAGCAGATGACCGGAGATGACACAGCGGATATGGAAGAAGATACAACTGCATCCGATGAGGATCTGATCATGGATCCGACTTATCAGGATCCTACTGCCAATGATATTACAGACGGAGAGACTACGGACTGGGGTTCCGGAGAAGATGATACCCCAATGGTATCTCCGACACCGACTCCCACACTGGGCCCCAATGAACTTCCTGATCCCAATATAACAGAACCGGAAATTCCAGGGATCACAGATGGTGAACCGGAGTTTTATCAGAAACTTGACTATACTTCTCAGCCGTTTACAGGAACCGGTACGGAAGAAGATCCCTATGTTTTTCTTGTAAGCAGTGCCAAAGGCAAAGTTACGGTGATGGGATCTTTTTTTAACAGAATGGCTGGATACAGTGAGGATGGGACCAAAGTGGTCCGGAAAGGCGGCAGCTGGTTCCAGCTGGAATTTCATAAGAATGATACTATTGCGGATTTTCAGGACAGAACACTTTCCTGTACAGGATATTATCTGATCGATGGAAGTCTTCTTGAAAATCCGGTATATATGTATGCGGAAACAGAATTTACACTGGATGAGGCTTCCAAATATGACAAAAATGATGATGAGATACCGGATGACAGCGGTGGTGGAGATGACGGTACTGATGGCACGACCATGTCAAGAGAGGATGCGATCAAGATCCAGAAAAACAAGATCGCAAGTCTGAAACTGGATATTGAGGAAAATAATCTGAAGATTACCAAGCTGGAGAATAAAGTAAAAAACAAGCTGGTAACAAGTAAACTGGATGGAACGGTTGCTTACATCGGAGATGAAGTCACAGGTTCTTATAATGGAGATGCTTTTCTGAAAGTAAAAAGCAAAGATGGTTTTTATGTTACCGGAACGGTCAGCGAACTGATGCTGGATCAGATGAAGGAGGGAACACTTCTTCAGTGTACCAGTTATAATTCCGGCAGCTTTGAGGCGAAGGTACTGAATGTGTCTGATTACCCGGTGAATTCTTCAAATACTAATTATGGTGGAGATTCTAATCCCAATGTATCGTATTACACCTTTAATGCAGAGATCACAGATCGTTCGTTGCAGTTTACCGACCAGGATTATGTGACAGTATCTCTGAAGTCAAACAAACTTGCCAAAGGCAGTCTGGTTGTGATGAAGGCATTTATCCGTACGGAAAATGGAACTAGCTATGTATACAAAGACGTGAAGGGAACACTGAAAAGGCAGCAGATCACAGTGGGAAGCATTGTGAACAGCGGATATTATGCAGTTGTAACCTCAGGCCTGAAATCCGATGATCTTCTTGCTTTCCCATATGGTGATGCCGTGAAGGAAGGAGCCAAGACAAAAGAAGTGACTTTGGATGATATGTACAATGAATAACAGGAAGGAGAAATTTCATGTTTGAAAATATACGCCTGGCTTTTCAGGGAATATGGTCACATAAGATGAGATCCTTTCTGACCATGTTAGGTATTATTATTGGTATTGCATCTATTATTGCAATTGTATCTACGATCAAAGGTACCAGTGAACAGATCAAGGAAGATCTGATCGGGTCCGGAAACAATACCGTGCAGGTTATGCTCTATGACGGAGACAGTACATACGATATGGATTATGGTTCTTACGGAAGCTCGGCCACACCGCCGGTTATTTCTGATTCCCAGAAAACGGCGATCGGAGACTTGGATCATGTAATAAGTTCTACATTTTATTACAGCAGTCAGTCTGCCAGTGTTTATTATAAAAACACTGGCTTTCAGGGCGGAACCGTGTACGGAATTGACAGCAGTTATCTGAAAACGAAGGGATACCTGGTCCAGTCCGGTCGGGGATTTGTACAAAAAGATTATGACAGCTACCGAAAGGTTGCCCTTGTGGATTCCAATGCTGCACAGAATATTTTCGGAAGTGAGAGCCCTGTAGGGAAAACCATTGAGGTGGGATCAGAACCGTACATCATTGTAGGCGTGATCACTCAGAGCGAGGACAGCATGCCAAAGATCAATACGATTTCTGAGTACGAGGAATATTCGCAGACGATCATGGGAAGCGTGATGATCCCGGATACAACCTGGCCTGTTGCATTTAAATTTGATCAGCCGCAAAATGTGACAGTCCGTGCAGACAGCACAGATAATATGAGTTCTGTAGGAAAAGCAGCAGAGGATGTTCTGAATACAGGGATCCAGAATGAAAAAAACAAATCGAACTTTAAATATAAAGCGGAAGACATTATGGAGAAGGTCAAGAATCTCCAGAAGCTCAGCGAAAGTACCAATCAGCAGCTGATCTGGATTGCAAGTATCTCCCTGCTTGTTGGTGGTATCGGTGTTATGAATATCATGCTTGTATCTGTCACAGAACGTACTAGTGAGATCGGACTGAAAAAAGCTATCGGAGCAAGAAAAAAAGTGATCCTGGGGCAGTTTCTGACGGAAGCTTCGGTGCTGACCAGTATCGGAGGAATTATTGGTGTGATCCTTGGAATCATCCTGTCAAAAATCGTGTCTCAGGTGTCCGGAGCACCAACAGCCATCAGCGTTCCGTCTATCATCGGCTCTGTGGTGTTTTCCATGCTGATCGGTCTCATCTTTGGATTACTGCCATCTGTAAAGGCGTCTAATCTTAATCCGATCGATGCACTTCGCAGTGAATAAAGTATCCTTCATGTTTTACGAAACTCTGAGGTCTTTATTTAGTCACTTTTGCTGTATATAGGGCAAAAAAAGAAAGTATAAATAGAGTTTTTACAGGTTTTTCAGAGATAACAAAAAAATCGTAGCAGAATCTCAGGATCATGTGCTATAATACATCATAAGTGGGCAAATATTAAAACAGAAGGAGATAATTTCATGAAGGTTTTGGAAGGTAAATCTGTATTTTCCGGTATTGCGATCGGTAAGATCTCAATCCTCCAGAAAGTTGACACCAGTGTTAAACGTGTTCACGTGGAGGATCCGGAAGAAGAGGTAAAGCGTGTGGAGGCAGCCAGAGAGCAGGCTGTGGCACAACTTCAGAAGCTTTATGACAAGGCTCTTCAGGAAGTTGGAGAGTCCGGAGCGGCAATCTTTGAGGTTCATCAGATGATGCTGGATGATGATGACTATCTGGATTCCATTCACAACATTATCCGTACAGAATCTGTAAACGCAGAATATGCGGTTGCAACAACTGGTGATAACTTCTCATCAATGTTCGCACAGATGGACGACGATTATATGAAAGCAAGAGCAGCTGATGTGAAGGATATCTCAGACCGTCTGGTACGGGTGCTTTCCGGCCATGGAGATGGAGAGCTTGAAGCATCCGAGCCGGTGATCGTAGTTGCAGAGGATCTTGCACCAAGTGAGACTGTACAGATGGATAAGAGCAAGGTTCTTGCTTTTGTCACAAGAAAAGGCTCTTCTAACTCACATACTGCGATTCTTGCGAGAACCATGAATATTCCGGCGCTGATCAATATTGAATACGATGAGTCCATGGACGGTAAGATGGCAGTCGTAGACGGAAAGAGCGGAAATCTGATCATTGAGCCGGATGCAGAGACCCTTAAAAAATATGAGGATATGCGTGTCGATGAACTTGCACAGCGTGCAATGCTCAAAGAACTGAAAGGTAAAGAAACTGTTACCAAGAGCGGCCGTAAGCTCCACCTCTATGCCAACATTGGAAGTACAGGTGATGTTGCGAATGTACTTGCCAATGATGCGGAAGGCATCGGACTTTTCCGGAGTGAGTTCGTATACCTGGAGAAAGAAGATTATCCTACAGAGGAAGAACAGTTCCAGGTTTACAAGACTGTAGCTCAGAATATGGCCGGCAAAAAAGTTATCATTCGTACTCTGGATATCGGAGCAGACAAGCAGATCGATTATTTTAATATGGCGCATGAGGAGAACCCTGCAATGGGATATCGTGCGATCCGTATCTGCCTGGACCGTCCGGAAGTATTTAAGACACAGCTGAGAGCACTTTTCCGCGCAAGCATGTTCGGAAACATTTCCATCATGTATCCGATGATCATCTCTGTAACAGAGGTGAAGCAGATCAAGGCCATTGTAGCAGAAGTGAAAGCAGAGCTTAAGGAACAGGGGATCCCGTTCCGTGATGACGTGGAGCAGGGTATCATGATCGAGACTCCGGCTGCGGTTATGATCAGTGATCTTCTTGCAAAAGAGGTTGATTTCTTCAGTATCGGAACCAATGATCTGACTCAGTATACACTGGCTATTGACCGTCAGAATGCAAAGCTTGACAACATTTATGATTCCCATCATGAGGCAGTTCTCCGTATGATCCAGATGGTTGTGGACAATGCACACAAAGAAGGTATCTGGGCCGGAATCTGCGGTGAGCTTGGTGCAGATACTACACTTACTGAGAGATTTGTAGAGATGGGACTGGACGAGTTGTCCGTATCTCCGACATTTGTTCTTCCGGTTCGAAAGATCGTTAGAGAGATGAAATAAAACACAGATCATAAATAGATAAGGATATTTTTGATAAATAGTGTGACAGCTGCTGTGCATAAATATTTGTATGGCAGCTGTTTTTTAGTGGTAATATTCTGCGGGATTTTCATGGAAAATTTCCAATTGTGGTATAGAAAAAAATATGATACACTAACATCATGGCTTTTTACAGCAGTTCAAAGAATTAGTCCATCAGGGGCTGATGCATTAATTCTTTGAACTGTGAGATAACAGACCAGGAGGAGAGAAAGAATGGGCAAAATTGCCATTGTAACAGACAGCAACAGCGGTATCACACAGGCACAGGCAGAAGAGCTTGGCGTTTATGTGATCCCGATGCCGTTTTATATTAATGAAAAAATGTATCTTGAAGGTGTAACTCTTACTCAGGAAGAGTTTTATGAGAAGCTTAAGAAGGATGAACCAATCTCTACATCTCAGCCAAGTCCGGCTGATCTCTGTGATCTGTGGGACAAACTGCTGAGAGATTATGAAGAGATCATTCACATTCCAATGTCAAGCGGATTGAGTGCATCCTGTTCTACTGCGATGGGACTTGCTATTGATTATAATGGTCGTGTTCAGGTAGTGGACAATCAGCGGATTTCCGTAACACAGAGACAGTCTGTAATGGATGCTAAGATGCTTGCTGAGGCGGGAAAAAGTGCCGCAGAGATCAAGAAGATCCTTACGGATCAGAAACTCGATTCCAGCATTTATATCACACTTGACACCTTGAAATATCTGAAAAAAGGTGGCAGGATCACACCGGCAGCCGCAGCCATCGGAACAGTTCTGAATCTGAAGCCTGTACTTCAGATCCAGGGAGAGAAGCTGGATGCCTATGCTAAGGTTCGTGGCAAGAAGCAGGCCAAACGTGCCATGCTGAAGGCAATGAAGAATGATTGGGAAACACGTTTTAAGGAATATGCATCCGACGGTGAGATGTGTCTTCAGGCTGCTTATGCAGGAAATCTGGAAGAAGCAGAAGAATTTAAAAAAGAGATCCAGGAGGTATTTCCGGGAATGGAGATACATATGGATCCCCTTTCCTTAAGTGTTGCCTGCCATATCGGTTATGGTGCCCTTGCAGTCGCATGTTCAAGAAAAGTGACATTATAAGCATAAAATACAGAAATAAAGATATGAGGAGTTTGAAACATGAAAAAGATTATGGAACAGATGGCGGAAGAACTTTCCACCGCATTTGAAAAAGCAGGTTATGATCCATCCTACGGAAAAGTTACTGTTTCCAACAGACCAGACTTATGTGAGTATCAGTGTAACGGTGCTATGGCAGGAGCCAAAGCATATCACAAGGCACCGTTTATGATCGCTGATGATGTGGTAGCACAGCTGTCAGACAGCCAGATCTTTTCCAGAGCAGAAGTTGTAAAGCCTGGATTTATCAACCTGGATGTGAAACCGGAATTTGTTGCAGAATACATGAATAAGATGGCAGAGGATGAGAAGCTTTCTGTTGAGACTGCCAAGGATCCGAAGACGATCATTATCGACTATGGCGGACCAAACGTTGCCAAGCCGCTTCACGTAGGACATCTCCGTTCTGCGATCATCGGTGAGAGCATCAAGCGTATCGGACGTTTTGTAGGACATAAGGTGATCGGTGATGTACATCTTGGAGACTGGGGCCTTCAGATGGGACTGATCATCACCGAGCTGAAACACCGGAAACCGGAGCTGGTATATTTTGATGACAGCTTTACCGGTGAATATCCGGCAGAGGCACCGTTTACCATCAGCGAGCTGGAAGAAATCTATCCATGTGCCAGTGGGAAATCAAAAGAGGATGAGGCTTACCGTAATGAGGCACTGGAGGCAACCCATCTTCTTCAGCAGGGCAAACCCGGATACATGGCTCTCTGGAACCACATCATGAATGTATCTGTAACAGACCTGAAGAGAAACTACGCGAACCTGAATGTAGACTTTGACCTCTGGAAAAAAGAATCCGATGCACAGCCGTACATCCCGGATATGGTAGAGGATATGAAGAAGAGAGGATTTGCCTATGAGGATCAGGGCGCTCTTGTTGTAGATGTAAAAGAAGAGAATGATACCAAGGAGATCCCTCCATGTATGCTTCTGAAATCAGACGGAGCTTCTCTCTATACAACCACAGATCTTGCTACTATCGTAGAGCGTATGAAACTTTTTCAGCCGGATGAGATCCTTTATGTTGTTGACAAGCGTCAGGAGCTGCATTTTATTCAGGTATTCCGCTGCGCAAGAAAAACTGGTCTTGTAAATCCGGAGACCAAGCTTTCCTTCCTTGGTTTCGGTACCATGAATGGAAAAGACGGTAAACCGTTTAAGACAAGAGAAGGCGGTGTTATGCGTCTGGAGAACCTGATCGCAGATATTGATGAGGAAATGTATCGTAAGATCGTGGAGAATCGCAGTGTAAAAGATAAAGATGCAAAGGATACTGCCAAGATCGTAGGACTTTCCGCAATCAAATACGGAGATCTTTCCAACCAGGCGACCAAGGATTACATCTTTGATGTTGACCGCTTTACATCCTTTGAGGGAAATACAGGTCCGTATATCCTTTATACTATCGTTCGTATTAAGTCGATCCTGAACCGTTATGTGCAGGAAGGAGGAGATTTAAGTGCAGGTAAGATCCTTCCGGCAGTCAATGCCAGTGAGAAGAACCTGATGCTTCAGCTTTCCGGCTTTGCAGCAATGGTTGAGAACGCTTTTGAAGAAAAAGCACCACATAAGATCTGTGCATATATCTATGAGGTATCCAATGCATTTAACAGCTTTTACCATGAGACTAAGATCTTAAGCGAAGAGAATCAGGCACAGAAGGAATCCTTCCTTCAGCTGCTTCAGCTTACAAGAAGAGTACTTGAGACAAGCATCGATCTTCTTGGATTCTCTGCACCGGATCGTATGTAAGGTATAGTTTTACAGATACAAACACTATAAATAATGACAGACCGCCGGATAAAGAGACATTTTTTGTCTGCTATATTCGGCGGACTTTTTATATAGAAAGTTCTTTGCAAAAGGAACAGGATGTGCTATAATAGAACTCGTCTTAAATGAGGGCAGATCACGAATTTCTGCCTGACTATAAGCTATCTGATTTTTTTCAAACCGGAATTCACCGGATTATCCCAAATCAATAAGAAATGTAATCATAAATATTGTCTGACAGAAATGAGAGGAAGGTGATCTGTCTGATCGGAAATGTTCTGAAAGAACGTTATTGTATTGTGGAACAACTTGGACATGGCGGAGGTGGAAGCCTTTATCTGGCAAAAGATATGGAGCTTGGTATCTGTCGTGCAGTGAAAGAGATACCAATCGCAAAGAAAAAAGAAGCCAGACTCATGCAGTATCTGGAATATCCTGCAATACCGAAGATTATCGATTATATGGAAACAGGGGAGTACTGTTATCTGATCATGGAATATATCAAGGGTCAGTCGCTGGGAGAACTTCTCCGTTCAGGGAAACGGTTTTCTTTACGGGAAATCCTTGCTCTGGGAAAGGAGATTGCCAGAGTATTGGAATATCTTCACAGTCGGAAGCCACCGGTCTGTTACGGGGATCTGAAACCGGATAATCTTATGTTTTCTGAAACCGGGCATCTGTATCTGATAGATCTTGGAAGTGCCATGTTCGATCATGGAAAAATAAAACAGATTTGTGAAGGAACGAAAGGCTATGCGGCGCCGGAGCAGTATCAGGGCTACTTAAGACCGGGAAGTGATATTTATGCTCTGGGGAAGACCCTGGAAAAACTTTGCAGAAAAAAGAAATGGCAGTGGATTTTATATCCGGATTTTTTCTGGTTTCTGTTCCGATGTACCAGAAAACAGGAAAAATACCGATATTCAGATATGTCAGTGGTTCAGAAGAAAATCCAAAAGCTGGAAAACAGATATCGGACGATCACCTGGAGAAAACGATTTTTGGAAGCGGTAGCTGCGGGGATTTTGATAGGAACACTGCTTTTGATAGCAGGAACACTGAAACCGGAAGAGTTTTCTATTGTGATCTCAGAAGTAACAGATTTATATTACGAAGCCAGACAGTATCCGGAAGACTCAAAAGGTCGGAAAAAGTGCTGTATTGAAGCAGAAAAGAAACTGCAGAAGTTAAACAGAAATTATGGAGAAAAGGAGCAGCAGCGTCGTATTGAACTGCTGCTGGCATGTAATGCGGAGCTTTTGGATGAACCGGAAAAAGCAGCTTTGTATTATGAAAATCTTCTTCTGTATGATGCAGAATATCCTGTGGCCTACGGAGAATATGGGATGTTTCTTATTCGGACCGGTCAGAAAGAGGCCAGCAGAAAGTTGTGGGAAGA from Blautia sp. SC05B48 encodes:
- a CDS encoding efflux RND transporter periplasmic adaptor subunit, encoding MKKRILIALGVLVLAAGIGAGGWYYYTHHAGSSGGSDIVYVTKISKLSEMDSGVENRYAGVVEPQETVQIKIESGRKVKEVQVKTGQEVKKGQLLFQYDLGSIQQSLQEAQLALDRLKNEQLSISDQITTLEAEKKKATADNQLSYTIEIETQKMNLKKNEYDQKSKQAEIDKLSQATQNTEVRSEIDGVIQKIDTSKMGGDDSNGVEDTLTEGTADSTDSSSGNGSGNAFITILSTGAYRVKGTVNEINRDSIIEGTPVIIRSRVDSSKTWKGTMGSVDMDNSTSNSNSDMAMFGMSSASDDQTSSSTYPFYVNLDSSEGLMLGQHVYIEPDEGQDEKKAGIWLNDYFIVDADTDSPYVWIANGQNKLEKRDVILGQYDEDLGEYEIADGLSEKDKIAFPTDELKEGMSVAEGTADQTTAAMWDDSEDDESSDDSAYTESDGSEPEMIEDGASDSDMMDATDDISSGDDLVPMEGAPTE
- a CDS encoding ABC transporter ATP-binding protein, which encodes MILDLKGIYKDYQQGKMTVPVLKDVDFSMEEGEYVAIMGPSGSGKTTLMNIIGCLDKPTKGTFLLNGEDIAKCTENEMSDIRLKTIGFVFQSFHLLPRQSALTNVELPLNYARVPKKERRERARKALERVGLADRVDFKPNQLSGGQMQRVAIARAIVNNPKLLLADEPTGALDTKSGAQVMELFQKLNDEGVSVLMITHDPEIAAHAKRVVMIRDGELQEKR
- a CDS encoding ABC transporter permease, which produces MFENIRLAFQGIWSHKMRSFLTMLGIIIGIASIIAIVSTIKGTSEQIKEDLIGSGNNTVQVMLYDGDSTYDMDYGSYGSSATPPVISDSQKTAIGDLDHVISSTFYYSSQSASVYYKNTGFQGGTVYGIDSSYLKTKGYLVQSGRGFVQKDYDSYRKVALVDSNAAQNIFGSESPVGKTIEVGSEPYIIVGVITQSEDSMPKINTISEYEEYSQTIMGSVMIPDTTWPVAFKFDQPQNVTVRADSTDNMSSVGKAAEDVLNTGIQNEKNKSNFKYKAEDIMEKVKNLQKLSESTNQQLIWIASISLLVGGIGVMNIMLVSVTERTSEIGLKKAIGARKKVILGQFLTEASVLTSIGGIIGVILGIILSKIVSQVSGAPTAISVPSIIGSVVFSMLIGLIFGLLPSVKASNLNPIDALRSE
- the ptsP gene encoding phosphoenolpyruvate--protein phosphotransferase, which produces MKVLEGKSVFSGIAIGKISILQKVDTSVKRVHVEDPEEEVKRVEAAREQAVAQLQKLYDKALQEVGESGAAIFEVHQMMLDDDDYLDSIHNIIRTESVNAEYAVATTGDNFSSMFAQMDDDYMKARAADVKDISDRLVRVLSGHGDGELEASEPVIVVAEDLAPSETVQMDKSKVLAFVTRKGSSNSHTAILARTMNIPALINIEYDESMDGKMAVVDGKSGNLIIEPDAETLKKYEDMRVDELAQRAMLKELKGKETVTKSGRKLHLYANIGSTGDVANVLANDAEGIGLFRSEFVYLEKEDYPTEEEQFQVYKTVAQNMAGKKVIIRTLDIGADKQIDYFNMAHEENPAMGYRAIRICLDRPEVFKTQLRALFRASMFGNISIMYPMIISVTEVKQIKAIVAEVKAELKEQGIPFRDDVEQGIMIETPAAVMISDLLAKEVDFFSIGTNDLTQYTLAIDRQNAKLDNIYDSHHEAVLRMIQMVVDNAHKEGIWAGICGELGADTTLTERFVEMGLDELSVSPTFVLPVRKIVREMK
- a CDS encoding DegV family protein, with the translated sequence MGKIAIVTDSNSGITQAQAEELGVYVIPMPFYINEKMYLEGVTLTQEEFYEKLKKDEPISTSQPSPADLCDLWDKLLRDYEEIIHIPMSSGLSASCSTAMGLAIDYNGRVQVVDNQRISVTQRQSVMDAKMLAEAGKSAAEIKKILTDQKLDSSIYITLDTLKYLKKGGRITPAAAAIGTVLNLKPVLQIQGEKLDAYAKVRGKKQAKRAMLKAMKNDWETRFKEYASDGEMCLQAAYAGNLEEAEEFKKEIQEVFPGMEIHMDPLSLSVACHIGYGALAVACSRKVTL
- the argS gene encoding arginine--tRNA ligase yields the protein MKKIMEQMAEELSTAFEKAGYDPSYGKVTVSNRPDLCEYQCNGAMAGAKAYHKAPFMIADDVVAQLSDSQIFSRAEVVKPGFINLDVKPEFVAEYMNKMAEDEKLSVETAKDPKTIIIDYGGPNVAKPLHVGHLRSAIIGESIKRIGRFVGHKVIGDVHLGDWGLQMGLIITELKHRKPELVYFDDSFTGEYPAEAPFTISELEEIYPCASGKSKEDEAYRNEALEATHLLQQGKPGYMALWNHIMNVSVTDLKRNYANLNVDFDLWKKESDAQPYIPDMVEDMKKRGFAYEDQGALVVDVKEENDTKEIPPCMLLKSDGASLYTTTDLATIVERMKLFQPDEILYVVDKRQELHFIQVFRCARKTGLVNPETKLSFLGFGTMNGKDGKPFKTREGGVMRLENLIADIDEEMYRKIVENRSVKDKDAKDTAKIVGLSAIKYGDLSNQATKDYIFDVDRFTSFEGNTGPYILYTIVRIKSILNRYVQEGGDLSAGKILPAVNASEKNLMLQLSGFAAMVENAFEEKAPHKICAYIYEVSNAFNSFYHETKILSEENQAQKESFLQLLQLTRRVLETSIDLLGFSAPDRM
- a CDS encoding serine/threonine protein kinase; the encoded protein is MICLIGNVLKERYCIVEQLGHGGGGSLYLAKDMELGICRAVKEIPIAKKKEARLMQYLEYPAIPKIIDYMETGEYCYLIMEYIKGQSLGELLRSGKRFSLREILALGKEIARVLEYLHSRKPPVCYGDLKPDNLMFSETGHLYLIDLGSAMFDHGKIKQICEGTKGYAAPEQYQGYLRPGSDIYALGKTLEKLCRKKKWQWILYPDFFWFLFRCTRKQEKYRYSDMSVVQKKIQKLENRYRTITWRKRFLEAVAAGILIGTLLLIAGTLKPEEFSIVISEVTDLYYEARQYPEDSKGRKKCCIEAEKKLQKLNRNYGEKEQQRRIELLLACNAELLDEPEKAALYYENLLLYDAEYPVAYGEYGMFLIRTGQKEASRKLWEDYKKKEKAKLLDDSESRNLKLWEEINEKKKRK